A genomic region of Micromonospora sp. NBRC 110009 contains the following coding sequences:
- a CDS encoding acyl carrier protein — protein MNQFTVHDLTRILRSCGDSGAVDALGEADLDTPVAELGLDSLAMLEVAGVVQREYGVPMPDEALEHMTTARSTVAYVNARLTEAGVA, from the coding sequence GTGAACCAGTTCACCGTGCACGACCTCACCCGCATCCTGCGCTCCTGCGGCGACAGCGGAGCCGTCGACGCTCTCGGGGAGGCGGATCTCGACACCCCGGTCGCGGAACTCGGCCTCGACTCCCTGGCGATGCTCGAGGTGGCCGGCGTCGTGCAGCGCGAGTACGGCGTGCCGATGCCGGACGAGGCGCTCGAGCACATGACCACCGCCCGGTCCACCGTCGCCTACGTCAACGCCCGGCTGACCGAGGCGGGTGTGGCATGA
- a CDS encoding ketosynthase chain-length factor, whose protein sequence is MTAATAVVTGIGVVAPTGIGAEEHWESVLAGKSGLGRITRFDPTTYPVRIAGEVPAFNAQERVPGRLVPQTDRWTQFGLAAAEAALADARVDPAALPEYEMAVVTASSSGGTEFGQHEMERLYTRGPSWVGAYQSIAWFYAATTGQVSIRHGMRGPCGVLCTEQAGGLDVLGQARRLLATGSRVVVTGGTDASLCPYGLVAQMANGQLSTADDATRAYLPFAGDAAGYVPGEGGAMLVVESAESAHRRGVRPYGTIAGYAAGFDPPPGSSRPPALVRTIRAALADAGVPPAEVGVVFADAVAVPDRDTAEAAALVEVFGPRGVPVTAPKTLTGRLYAGGAPLDVATALLAMRDDVLPATTGVSRLAPGIDIDLVSEPREGRISTALVVARGHGGFTAALVLTAGDRTRN, encoded by the coding sequence ATGACCGCAGCCACCGCGGTGGTGACCGGCATCGGTGTCGTCGCCCCGACCGGCATCGGCGCCGAGGAACACTGGGAGTCGGTGCTCGCCGGCAAGAGCGGCCTGGGCCGGATCACCCGGTTCGACCCGACCACCTACCCGGTGCGGATCGCCGGGGAGGTGCCGGCGTTCAACGCGCAGGAACGGGTGCCCGGGCGGCTGGTGCCGCAGACCGATCGCTGGACCCAGTTCGGCCTGGCCGCGGCGGAGGCGGCGCTCGCCGACGCGCGGGTCGACCCGGCGGCCCTGCCCGAGTACGAGATGGCCGTGGTGACCGCCAGTTCCTCCGGGGGCACCGAGTTCGGCCAGCACGAGATGGAACGGCTCTACACCAGGGGACCGTCCTGGGTGGGCGCCTACCAGTCCATCGCCTGGTTCTACGCGGCCACCACCGGGCAGGTGTCCATCCGGCACGGCATGCGCGGGCCGTGCGGCGTGCTCTGCACCGAGCAGGCCGGCGGCCTGGACGTCCTCGGCCAGGCGCGGCGGTTGCTGGCCACCGGCTCCCGGGTGGTGGTCACCGGCGGGACCGATGCCTCGCTGTGCCCGTACGGCCTGGTCGCGCAGATGGCCAACGGGCAGTTGTCCACGGCCGACGACGCCACCCGGGCGTACCTGCCGTTCGCCGGCGACGCGGCGGGCTACGTGCCCGGCGAGGGCGGCGCCATGCTGGTGGTGGAGAGCGCCGAGAGCGCGCACCGCCGTGGTGTGCGCCCCTACGGCACCATCGCGGGCTACGCGGCCGGCTTCGACCCCCCGCCCGGCTCGTCCCGGCCGCCGGCGCTGGTCCGGACCATCCGGGCCGCCCTCGCCGACGCGGGTGTGCCGCCCGCCGAGGTGGGCGTCGTGTTCGCCGACGCCGTGGCGGTCCCGGACCGGGACACCGCCGAGGCGGCCGCTCTCGTCGAGGTCTTCGGGCCACGGGGAGTGCCCGTCACCGCTCCGAAGACCCTCACCGGACGGCTCTACGCCGGTGGCGCGCCGCTGGACGTCGCCACCGCGCTGCTGGCCATGAGGGACGACGTGCTGCCCGCCACCACCGGCGTGAGCCGGCTTGCTCCCGGCATCGACATCGACCTGGTGAGCGAACCGCGGGAGGGCCGGATCTCGACGGCGCTGGTGGTCGCCCGCGGCCACGGCGGCTTCACCGCCGCGCTCGTGCTGACGGCCGGCGACCGCACCCGCAACTGA
- a CDS encoding beta-ketoacyl-[acyl-carrier-protein] synthase family protein, which translates to MNRRAVITGIGAVAPGGIGREALWDLLAAGRTATRTITLFDPAGFRSRIAAECDFDPVAAGLGAQEIRRMDRAAQFAVVSTREAVADSGIDVDRLDPARITVSIGSAVGCTMSLEDEYRVLSDGGRRWLVDHTYGVPHLYGYMVPSTLATEVAWQVGAEGPVALVSTGCTSGLDAVGHAVQIIEEGVADVAITGATDAPLSPITSACFDAIRATSPNNEDPAHASRPFDGRRDGFVLGEGAAVLVVEEETAARRRGARIYAEVAGFANRSNAHHMTGLKPDGREMAEAIRVSLDRARLDPGAVDYVNAHGSGTKQNDRHETAAFKRTLGHRAYEVPVSSIKSMVGHSLGAIGSLEVAASALALHHQVVPPTANLAVADPECDLDYVPNEAREHRMDAVLTVGSGFGGFQSAMVLRRADARGRR; encoded by the coding sequence GTGAACCGGCGCGCCGTGATCACCGGGATCGGCGCCGTCGCCCCCGGCGGCATCGGTCGTGAGGCGCTGTGGGACCTGCTGGCCGCGGGCCGCACCGCCACCCGCACCATCACCCTCTTCGACCCGGCCGGCTTCCGGTCGCGGATCGCGGCGGAATGCGACTTTGACCCGGTGGCCGCCGGGCTGGGCGCGCAGGAGATCCGCCGCATGGACCGCGCCGCCCAGTTCGCGGTGGTGTCGACGCGGGAGGCGGTCGCCGACAGCGGCATCGACGTCGATCGCCTCGATCCCGCACGGATCACCGTCAGCATCGGCAGCGCCGTCGGCTGCACGATGAGCCTCGAGGACGAGTACCGGGTTCTCTCCGACGGCGGGCGGCGCTGGCTGGTCGACCACACCTACGGTGTGCCGCACCTGTACGGGTACATGGTCCCCAGCACGCTCGCCACGGAGGTGGCCTGGCAGGTCGGCGCCGAGGGGCCGGTGGCCCTCGTGTCGACCGGGTGCACCTCCGGGCTGGACGCGGTCGGGCACGCCGTCCAGATCATCGAGGAGGGCGTCGCGGACGTGGCGATCACGGGCGCCACCGACGCGCCGTTGTCGCCGATCACCTCCGCCTGCTTCGACGCGATCAGAGCCACGTCGCCCAACAACGAGGACCCGGCGCACGCGTCGCGTCCCTTCGACGGGCGCCGGGACGGTTTCGTGCTCGGCGAGGGCGCGGCCGTGCTCGTCGTGGAGGAGGAGACGGCCGCGCGTCGGCGCGGGGCGCGCATCTACGCCGAGGTGGCCGGGTTCGCCAACCGCAGCAACGCCCACCACATGACCGGTCTCAAGCCGGACGGCCGGGAGATGGCGGAGGCGATCCGCGTCTCGCTGGACCGGGCCCGGCTGGATCCCGGTGCCGTGGACTACGTCAACGCCCACGGCTCCGGCACGAAGCAGAACGACCGGCACGAGACGGCGGCGTTCAAGCGGACCCTCGGCCACCGCGCGTACGAGGTGCCGGTCAGCTCCATCAAGTCGATGGTCGGCCATTCGCTCGGCGCGATCGGCTCGCTGGAGGTGGCGGCGTCCGCGCTGGCGCTGCACCACCAGGTCGTGCCGCCGACCGCGAACCTGGCGGTCGCCGACCCGGAGTGCGACCTCGACTACGTCCCGAACGAGGCCCGCGAGCACCGCATGGACGCCGTGCTGACGGTCGGCAGCGGGTTCGGCGGCTTCCAGAGCGCCATGGTGCTGCGCCGGGCGGACGCCCGCGGAAGGAGGTGA
- a CDS encoding cupin domain-containing protein has protein sequence MTTVTRLKVAASAVNANVRRGGDIRVTLSPRTVGCTSGFGGVLTLRPGEYVTEHQHPYSEEFLHVIEGELEITLDDAPVALEPGDSLLVPIGVRHRLGNVGTSGARLVFHLSPLAPRPELGHIDTEAPLASDAADPDVGGGR, from the coding sequence ATGACCACGGTCACGCGGCTGAAGGTCGCCGCGTCCGCGGTCAACGCCAACGTCCGGCGCGGCGGCGACATCCGGGTCACGCTCAGCCCCCGCACGGTCGGCTGCACCTCTGGCTTCGGCGGGGTGCTGACCCTGCGCCCCGGCGAGTACGTGACCGAGCACCAGCACCCCTACTCCGAGGAGTTCCTGCACGTCATCGAGGGGGAGCTCGAGATCACCCTGGACGACGCGCCGGTCGCCCTCGAGCCGGGTGACTCGCTGCTGGTCCCGATCGGTGTGCGGCACCGGCTGGGCAACGTGGGCACGAGCGGGGCACGACTGGTGTTCCACCTGTCGCCCCTGGCGCCCCGTCCGGAGCTGGGCCACATCGACACCGAGGCCCCGCTCGCGTCGGACGCGGCCGACCCGGACGTCGGCGGTGGGCGGTGA
- a CDS encoding TcmI family type II polyketide cyclase: protein MHQTLIVAKMDVADAEGVANVFAESDRTDLPAMVGVSRRTLFAFHDLYFHLVQADEDIAPNLYRARSHPLYQDINTKLGRFISPYDPQWREPRDAMAEAFYTWTPETGPRFAAPAAPARRNVR, encoded by the coding sequence GTGCACCAGACGTTGATCGTGGCGAAGATGGATGTCGCCGACGCGGAGGGGGTCGCGAACGTCTTCGCCGAGTCCGACCGCACCGACCTGCCGGCGATGGTGGGTGTGTCGCGGCGGACCCTCTTCGCGTTCCATGACCTCTACTTTCATCTGGTCCAGGCGGACGAGGACATCGCCCCGAACCTGTACCGGGCGCGCAGTCACCCGCTCTACCAGGACATCAACACCAAGCTGGGCCGGTTCATCTCGCCGTACGACCCGCAGTGGCGCGAGCCGAGGGACGCGATGGCGGAGGCCTTCTACACGTGGACCCCCGAGACGGGTCCCCGGTTCGCCGCGCCGGCCGCGCCCGCCCGACGGAACGTCCGATGA
- a CDS encoding AfsR/SARP family transcriptional regulator, translated as MIKIKLLGPLVVRRSGVDVTPSAPKLRRVLAALVLNANMLVSVDQLFEELWENRPPPSALTTMQTYIYQLRRRLDLGTEPPPTQPAEPILMTRVGGYELRLDDLQVVDVHRFDRLVTQGRAEMDGGELEKAAQTLGEALATWRGPALVDVTLGRRLSVWTTQLEERRKAALERRFSALLQLGHHHGVVDELGGAMHDYPTHEGFAGQLMLALHRCGRRPEALDVFRRIRRQLVDELGLEPSAAVQRLHQAILADDPQLTGLPRPRVTTSVNRSVVPAQLPPGIPDFIGRDVCLKQVAELLGASSRTGAAFPVIEVHGPPGIGKSTFALQAAHQARSRFPDGQFYVDMSGSASGDIRLEEVLTASLRSCGLPRDDLPTSVDELSRTFRTWTADRRVLMVVDDVVGAEWLRPLLPGGSGCAVISTNRYRHDGLPGAHHISLPTMTMDEALRMLGNIAGEWRVEDEGEAVKALIRVCGLLPLAVRGVAARLASRPGWPASRLLDRVCRDESMLLDLTAGPSDLIGTVDVGYRSLPEPYRRALRVIVTEHWQRFGARELAALLGARIQDAEVLIENLVDMHLLEEVPSPHPLGGPPSARCPAEPRYVVPRLNALALRSIIGAETDEDRPGSTLPPSAAWHFRRSILPLSAHSA; from the coding sequence ATGATCAAGATCAAGCTGCTCGGTCCGTTGGTCGTGCGGCGGTCCGGGGTCGACGTCACTCCGTCGGCCCCCAAGCTCAGGCGGGTGCTCGCTGCGCTCGTACTCAACGCCAACATGCTGGTCAGCGTCGATCAGCTCTTCGAGGAGCTCTGGGAGAACCGACCGCCGCCGAGCGCGCTGACCACCATGCAGACCTACATCTACCAGTTGCGTCGCCGGCTCGACCTGGGCACCGAACCCCCTCCGACGCAGCCCGCGGAGCCGATCCTGATGACCCGGGTCGGCGGATACGAACTCCGGCTCGACGACCTGCAGGTGGTCGACGTGCACCGGTTCGATCGCCTGGTCACCCAGGGGCGCGCCGAGATGGACGGTGGTGAGCTGGAGAAGGCCGCGCAGACGCTCGGCGAGGCCCTTGCCACGTGGCGCGGACCCGCGCTCGTCGACGTCACCCTGGGGCGTCGGCTCTCGGTGTGGACCACGCAGCTCGAGGAGCGGCGCAAGGCCGCGCTGGAGCGCCGCTTCAGCGCCCTGCTGCAACTCGGTCACCACCACGGGGTGGTCGACGAGCTCGGCGGCGCGATGCACGACTATCCCACCCACGAAGGGTTCGCCGGTCAGCTCATGCTCGCCCTGCACCGGTGCGGACGGCGGCCGGAGGCTCTCGACGTCTTCCGCAGGATCCGGCGGCAGCTCGTCGACGAACTCGGGTTGGAGCCGTCCGCCGCCGTGCAGCGCCTGCACCAGGCCATCCTCGCCGACGACCCCCAGCTCACCGGTCTACCCCGGCCACGCGTGACCACCTCGGTCAACCGGTCGGTGGTGCCGGCCCAGCTTCCACCGGGCATCCCCGACTTCATCGGGCGTGACGTGTGCCTGAAACAGGTGGCCGAGTTGCTCGGCGCGAGTTCCCGCACCGGCGCGGCGTTCCCCGTCATCGAGGTGCACGGGCCGCCGGGCATCGGCAAGAGCACGTTCGCGCTCCAGGCCGCCCACCAGGCCCGGTCCCGGTTTCCGGACGGCCAGTTCTATGTGGACATGTCCGGCTCCGCGTCCGGTGACATACGGCTGGAGGAGGTGCTGACCGCGAGCCTGCGCTCCTGCGGGCTGCCCCGGGACGACCTGCCGACCAGCGTCGACGAGCTCAGCCGGACCTTCCGCACCTGGACCGCGGACCGCCGGGTGCTGATGGTCGTCGACGACGTCGTCGGCGCGGAATGGCTCCGGCCGCTCCTGCCCGGTGGCTCGGGGTGCGCGGTCATCTCCACCAACCGCTACCGGCACGACGGGCTGCCCGGCGCGCACCACATCTCGCTGCCCACCATGACCATGGACGAGGCGCTGAGGATGCTGGGCAACATCGCCGGCGAATGGCGGGTCGAGGACGAGGGCGAGGCCGTCAAGGCGTTGATCCGCGTGTGCGGCCTGCTGCCGCTGGCCGTGCGGGGCGTGGCGGCGCGGCTCGCGAGCCGTCCCGGCTGGCCGGCCTCGCGCCTGCTGGACCGGGTGTGCCGCGACGAGTCGATGCTCCTCGACCTGACGGCCGGCCCGAGTGACCTGATCGGCACGGTCGACGTGGGATACCGGAGCCTGCCGGAGCCGTACCGGCGGGCGTTGCGGGTCATCGTCACCGAGCACTGGCAGCGGTTTGGGGCGAGGGAGCTGGCGGCGCTGCTCGGCGCCCGCATCCAGGACGCGGAGGTGCTGATCGAGAACCTCGTCGACATGCACCTGCTGGAGGAGGTGCCGTCGCCGCACCCGCTGGGAGGGCCGCCCTCGGCCCGCTGCCCCGCGGAGCCGCGGTACGTGGTCCCCCGCCTGAACGCGCTCGCCCTGCGTTCCATCATCGGTGCCGAGACCGACGAGGACCGGCCGGGCTCCACGCTTCCGCCCTCCGCCGCGTGGCACTTCCGCCGCTCGATCCTGCCGCTGAGCGCGCACTCGGCCTGA
- a CDS encoding replication-relaxation family protein — MGDAARAGTDARLDIRVAKSSPCSGKSASTTCCPPDQVAAALSTSLRAARLRLAQLHQVEAVSRFVDITTGSGQYLYTLGPLGAVVHPTQFNDPNQADARAPRTSIDRTERIIGSRRLAHLLGTNQLFIDLIGYARTHEHARLARWWSEQHTTAAFAAASYAAGSGTGVQPDGHGIWHAGGRTVGFFLEHDNGTEPLATVLRKLRGYEQLATYGPRYPVLLRVPDRRREQHLLDALAGAPTAMPVATGLHDEHPAGPAWTLTTDPGQRRWLHELPSDHGPDNPATNPHRFPDTDPSGPDPQP, encoded by the coding sequence GTGGGCGACGCTGCCCGGGCGGGCACGGACGCGCGTCTGGACATCAGGGTGGCGAAGTCCTCGCCGTGCTCGGGAAAGAGCGCGAGCACTACGTGCTGTCCACCCGACCAGGTCGCGGCGGCCCTGTCCACCTCGCTTCGCGCAGCCCGGCTGCGCCTCGCCCAGCTGCACCAGGTGGAGGCGGTCAGCCGGTTCGTCGACATCACCACCGGCAGCGGCCAGTACCTCTACACCCTCGGCCCGCTCGGCGCCGTGGTCCACCCCACCCAGTTCAACGACCCGAACCAGGCTGACGCCCGCGCCCCCCGGACCAGCATCGACCGCACCGAACGCATCATCGGCAGCCGCCGCCTGGCCCACCTGCTCGGCACCAACCAGCTGTTCATCGACCTCATCGGCTACGCCCGCACCCACGAGCACGCCCGGCTGGCGCGCTGGTGGTCCGAACAGCACACCACTGCCGCCTTCGCCGCCGCCTCCTACGCCGCCGGCAGCGGAACCGGTGTCCAGCCCGACGGGCACGGCATCTGGCACGCAGGCGGGCGCACCGTCGGGTTCTTCCTCGAACACGACAACGGCACCGAACCCCTCGCCACCGTGCTACGCAAGCTGCGCGGCTACGAGCAGCTCGCCACCTACGGGCCGCGGTACCCGGTGCTGCTGCGCGTCCCCGACCGCCGCCGCGAACAACACCTCCTCGACGCCCTCGCCGGAGCGCCCACCGCCATGCCCGTCGCCACCGGCCTCCACGACGAACACCCCGCCGGCCCCGCCTGGACCCTCACCACCGACCCCGGCCAGCGCCGCTGGCTACACGAACTGCCCTCCGACCACGGCCCGGACAACCCGGCCACCAACCCGCACCGCTTCCCCGACACCGACCCCAGCGGCCCCGACCCGCAGCCCTGA
- a CDS encoding MauE/DoxX family redox-associated membrane protein, which produces MIEMIAALQPLVVGAVLIWSARVKLFSRQAAAAAHRSALVRLVGQHRALPAYRLLGGVELTLGALLLLPPAARLEAAAATVLATGFLAYLAYARRAAPASSCGCLSARPTPVSGRSLARAALLVVAAGLAGLFPAGWPTALATRPLAGGAMLLAEVAAVAALSPELDAAWLLPLRRLRARLTNPLRGGSGVPLLATVHQVQLSDPYRRVAPLLRSDVREHWDDGDWRFVGHAGLYQGRPVTAVFAAPLADHDPEAVRVAVVDDATGQTLLALAGTPPAGPRLAVVPA; this is translated from the coding sequence ATGATCGAAATGATCGCGGCGCTGCAACCGCTGGTCGTCGGTGCGGTGCTGATCTGGTCCGCGCGCGTCAAGCTGTTCAGCCGCCAGGCGGCGGCGGCCGCCCACCGGTCGGCACTCGTCCGGCTGGTCGGGCAGCACCGGGCGCTGCCCGCGTACCGGCTGCTCGGCGGCGTGGAACTCACGCTCGGCGCGCTGCTCCTGCTGCCACCCGCCGCGCGGCTGGAGGCGGCTGCCGCGACCGTGCTGGCCACCGGCTTCCTGGCCTACCTCGCGTACGCCCGGCGGGCCGCACCGGCCTCCTCCTGCGGCTGCCTGAGCGCCCGGCCGACCCCGGTCTCCGGCCGCAGCCTGGCCCGCGCCGCGCTGCTGGTGGTGGCCGCCGGGCTGGCCGGGCTGTTCCCCGCCGGCTGGCCGACCGCCCTCGCCACCCGGCCGCTGGCCGGCGGCGCCATGCTGCTCGCCGAGGTGGCGGCGGTGGCGGCGCTCTCACCGGAACTGGACGCGGCGTGGCTGCTGCCGCTGCGCCGGCTGCGCGCCCGGCTGACCAACCCGCTGCGCGGCGGCTCGGGCGTGCCCCTGCTCGCCACCGTGCACCAGGTCCAGCTCAGCGACCCCTACCGCCGGGTCGCGCCGCTGCTCCGCTCCGACGTGCGGGAGCACTGGGACGACGGCGACTGGCGGTTCGTCGGGCACGCCGGGCTCTACCAGGGCCGCCCGGTGACCGCGGTGTTCGCCGCGCCGCTCGCCGACCACGACCCGGAGGCCGTCCGCGTCGCCGTCGTCGACGACGCCACCGGGCAGACCCTGCTGGCCCTGGCCGGCACGCCGCCCGCCGGCCCTCGACTCGCCGTCGTCCCCGCGTAG
- a CDS encoding cell wall protein, with the protein MHQTLDRRRLLATAALGGVVGATGLGSLAPEAAFAAQAATVEPGAPDPNFAEGRISKIFGNMLLVSGSDAVLHAIRITDGTSIWKLHPTTFDRVAVGDGLYARGVRLPDGTLAADAVWVNIVNLHGHIAAVGRNVLHLDHKGQRIVAHVVPGRSAAIYNGTPAVSDMSLLRVGRHVQVLGAWHPDTNEIDIATVYAAA; encoded by the coding sequence ATGCACCAGACCCTGGACCGTCGCCGGCTGCTGGCCACCGCCGCGCTCGGCGGTGTGGTCGGCGCCACCGGACTCGGCTCGCTCGCCCCGGAGGCGGCCTTCGCCGCCCAGGCGGCGACCGTCGAGCCCGGCGCACCGGACCCGAACTTCGCCGAAGGCCGGATCAGCAAGATCTTCGGCAACATGCTGCTGGTCAGCGGTTCGGACGCGGTGCTCCACGCCATCCGGATCACCGACGGCACGAGCATCTGGAAACTGCACCCGACCACCTTCGACCGGGTGGCGGTCGGCGACGGGCTCTACGCCCGGGGCGTCCGGCTGCCGGACGGCACGCTCGCCGCGGACGCCGTCTGGGTCAACATCGTCAACCTGCACGGGCACATCGCCGCGGTCGGCCGCAACGTGCTGCACCTCGACCACAAGGGCCAGCGGATCGTGGCGCACGTCGTACCGGGCCGCTCCGCCGCGATCTACAACGGCACCCCGGCGGTCAGCGACATGTCCCTGCTCCGGGTCGGCCGGCACGTCCAGGTGCTCGGCGCCTGGCACCCGGACACCAACGAGATCGACATCGCCACCGTCTACGCCGCCGCCTGA
- a CDS encoding RlpA-like double-psi beta-barrel domain-containing protein — translation MAALRGEMSWFCCGSAWGPCGTAGGGACGTCKSGNYQHAWPNTSDACLAITHPDTCGISMSRRGCGFRHYTTNLCNGSRVGTTIADCGPQTDLFCGERTCCGSACGSNRIIDLTPAAFSAIASLSNGLRPCSVDTV, via the coding sequence ATGGCAGCTCTGCGAGGCGAGATGTCGTGGTTCTGCTGCGGCAGCGCCTGGGGGCCCTGCGGCACTGCCGGCGGCGGCGCCTGTGGCACCTGCAAGTCGGGCAACTACCAGCACGCCTGGCCGAACACCTCAGACGCGTGCCTGGCCATCACGCACCCCGACACCTGTGGCATTTCGATGAGCCGGCGCGGCTGCGGCTTCCGGCACTACACCACCAACCTGTGCAACGGTTCCCGGGTCGGCACCACCATCGCCGACTGCGGGCCGCAGACCGACCTGTTCTGCGGCGAGCGCACCTGCTGCGGCTCCGCCTGCGGTAGCAACCGGATCATCGATCTGACGCCCGCGGCGTTCAGCGCCATCGCCAGTCTCTCCAACGGGCTGCGGCCCTGCTCGGTCGACACCGTCTGA
- a CDS encoding MFS transporter produces the protein MSVDSSGIRSVLRAPQVLRVLFSSQVGRLPTASGPLALLLFARQSLSLATAGLLVAAYTAGMAVGTPLLARAVDRWRQPPVLWGAAVLSGLGFGAVALTGGQVTGAVLGAAVAGFGTPPLEACLRTLWPSLLPPTAVPTAYALDIAVQEVIFVVGPLVTLLAVTLAGPSAGLVAAGVLQLAGTAAYASAPAVRAWRGVAAVRHWAGPLRVPRFTAMLAGVVGVGAAVGSIAVAVTGYAEAVGDRRLSGWLLAAQAAGALAGGLLYTRARPGGPGRLPLLAAGLAAGYLPLLLAPGPAPMAGLLGVSGLALPPVLTAIFLAAERLAEPGTVAEAFAWVSTAFVVGSAAGSALAGPLVSADLRYGLALAPAAALLGTLVLWTVSARRGNGVKCGASPVPKA, from the coding sequence ATGTCCGTCGACAGTTCCGGGATCCGGTCGGTGCTGCGCGCACCGCAGGTCCTCCGAGTCCTCTTCAGCAGCCAGGTCGGTCGGCTGCCGACCGCCAGCGGCCCGCTGGCCCTGCTGCTGTTCGCCCGGCAGTCGCTGAGTCTGGCCACCGCCGGTCTGCTGGTCGCCGCGTACACCGCCGGCATGGCGGTGGGGACGCCGTTGCTCGCCCGTGCGGTGGACCGCTGGCGGCAGCCGCCCGTGCTGTGGGGTGCGGCGGTGCTCTCCGGCCTCGGGTTCGGCGCGGTGGCGCTGACCGGCGGCCAGGTGACGGGCGCCGTGCTCGGCGCGGCGGTGGCCGGGTTCGGCACGCCGCCGCTGGAGGCGTGCCTGCGTACGCTCTGGCCCAGCCTGCTGCCACCGACCGCGGTGCCGACGGCGTACGCGCTGGACATCGCCGTCCAAGAGGTGATCTTCGTGGTGGGGCCGCTGGTCACGCTCCTCGCGGTGACCCTGGCCGGCCCATCCGCCGGGCTGGTCGCCGCCGGGGTGCTGCAGCTCGCCGGCACCGCCGCCTACGCGTCGGCCCCCGCCGTCCGCGCCTGGCGGGGCGTGGCGGCGGTCCGGCACTGGGCGGGCCCGCTGCGCGTACCCCGCTTCACGGCCATGCTGGCCGGCGTGGTCGGCGTCGGCGCGGCGGTCGGCAGCATCGCCGTGGCGGTCACCGGCTACGCCGAGGCGGTCGGCGACCGGCGGCTCAGCGGCTGGCTGCTCGCCGCGCAGGCGGCCGGCGCGCTCGCCGGTGGCCTGCTCTACACCCGGGCCCGGCCGGGCGGTCCAGGTCGCCTGCCGCTGCTGGCCGCCGGCCTCGCCGCCGGCTACCTGCCGCTGCTGCTCGCCCCCGGGCCGGCCCCGATGGCCGGTCTGCTCGGGGTCAGCGGCCTGGCGCTGCCACCCGTGCTGACCGCGATCTTCCTGGCGGCCGAGCGGCTGGCCGAGCCGGGGACGGTGGCCGAGGCGTTCGCCTGGGTGAGCACGGCGTTCGTGGTGGGCAGCGCCGCCGGCTCCGCGCTCGCCGGCCCGCTGGTGTCGGCCGACCTCCGGTACGGGCTGGCCCTCGCCCCGGCCGCGGCGCTGCTCGGCACGCTGGTGCTGTGGACCGTCTCCGCCCGCCGTGGCAACGGCGTGAAATGCGGGGCGTCGCCCGTACCGAAGGCGTGA